One Angustibacter luteus genomic window carries:
- a CDS encoding pyridoxal phosphate-dependent decarboxylase family protein — translation MPQPHVRFERDPADVLRQLHELRAQDVPTHGGRVLAYVYDPGVPAVDELAAEASRIALHVNGLDPTAFPSVARMEADLVRRARDLLGGDDEVVGSVTSGGTESCLLAVKTARDAWRAAGGEGRAQLVLPVTAHPAFHKAAHYLDLEVVRVPVDGPTGAVTAAAVDSVLGPRVALVVVSAPSYPYGVLDPVAEVAGLAAAQGIACHVDACIGGWVLPYTDVEQPWDLSLPGVTSLSVDLHKYGYVPKGASLLLHRGRDRARLQSFALASWPGYAVVNPSMLGSKPAAPLAAAWAVAEALGDSGYRALAGRALAATARLVEVARSIPGLRVVGEPAATLFAVTADQTVPVAERVDPHHLADAARARGWVIQPQPALQTSEGLLPRTAHLTVTAVTLDVVDELAGALVAAADDVRGRVPASADPGLMAAAAQLDPATLDAATAQALLGVAGLESGGALPAELAPLMALIEQLPPGVTERLLTEYLARLIEP, via the coding sequence GTGCCGCAACCGCACGTCCGGTTCGAGCGGGACCCCGCCGACGTGCTGCGGCAGCTGCACGAGCTGCGCGCGCAGGACGTGCCGACCCACGGCGGTCGGGTGCTGGCGTACGTCTACGACCCCGGGGTGCCGGCCGTCGACGAGCTGGCGGCCGAGGCGAGCCGGATCGCCTTGCACGTCAACGGTCTGGACCCGACGGCCTTCCCGTCCGTCGCGCGGATGGAGGCGGACCTGGTGCGCCGGGCGCGCGACCTGCTCGGCGGGGACGACGAGGTCGTCGGCAGCGTCACCAGCGGGGGCACCGAGAGCTGCCTGCTCGCGGTCAAGACGGCCCGCGACGCCTGGCGGGCCGCCGGTGGTGAGGGCCGGGCGCAGCTGGTGCTGCCGGTCACGGCGCACCCGGCCTTCCACAAGGCGGCGCACTACCTGGACCTCGAGGTGGTGCGGGTGCCGGTCGACGGGCCCACCGGCGCCGTGACCGCGGCGGCCGTCGACTCGGTGCTGGGACCCCGGGTCGCCCTGGTCGTGGTGTCGGCACCGTCCTACCCCTACGGCGTGCTGGATCCGGTCGCGGAGGTCGCCGGACTCGCTGCGGCGCAGGGGATCGCCTGCCACGTCGACGCCTGCATCGGCGGCTGGGTGCTGCCGTACACCGACGTCGAGCAGCCGTGGGACCTGTCCCTGCCCGGCGTGACCAGCCTGTCCGTGGACCTGCACAAGTATGGCTACGTGCCGAAAGGCGCCTCGCTGCTGCTGCACCGCGGGCGCGACCGGGCGCGGTTGCAGTCGTTCGCGCTGGCCTCCTGGCCGGGGTACGCCGTGGTGAACCCGTCGATGCTCGGCTCGAAGCCTGCCGCCCCGCTGGCGGCGGCATGGGCCGTCGCAGAGGCGTTGGGGGACAGCGGTTACCGGGCTCTGGCCGGGCGGGCGCTGGCCGCGACGGCGCGGCTGGTGGAGGTCGCCCGGTCGATCCCGGGACTGCGGGTCGTCGGGGAACCGGCGGCCACCCTGTTCGCCGTCACCGCGGACCAGACGGTGCCCGTGGCTGAACGAGTCGACCCGCACCACCTGGCCGACGCGGCTCGGGCGCGGGGTTGGGTCATCCAGCCGCAGCCCGCCCTGCAGACGTCCGAGGGTTTGCTGCCGCGCACCGCCCACCTGACCGTCACCGCCGTGACGCTCGACGTGGTCGACGAGCTGGCCGGCGCCCTCGTCGCCGCCGCGGACGACGTCCGAGGTCGCGTTCCGGCGTCCGCAGATCCCGGTCTGATGGCCGCCGCGGCCCAGCTCGACCCGGCGACCCTGGACGCCGCGACCGCGCAGGCGCTGCTGGGGGTGGCGGGACTCGAGTCCGGCGGCGCGCTACCGGCTGAGCTGGCTCCGCTGATGGCCCTGATCGAGCAGCTGCCGCCCGGCGTGACGGAGCGCCTGCTCACGGAGTACCTCGCCCGGCTCATCGAACCCTGA